The Candidatus Cloacimonas sp. genome window below encodes:
- a CDS encoding transposase, giving the protein MAQPKRKKDEQAELVKLIQLLIPGDFAKVLEHSIQRIVEEEVSMKLEAKPYQRTAKRTNYRNGYRERKEPLVTGIGPVNISIPKLRKGSFYPAILEQYQRVDRA; this is encoded by the coding sequence ATGGCTCAACCCAAGAGAAAGAAAGATGAGCAGGCGGAATTAGTCAAGCTAATTCAATTGCTAATTCCGGGAGATTTTGCTAAAGTGTTGGAACACAGCATACAAAGGATAGTTGAAGAAGAAGTTAGTATGAAACTTGAAGCAAAACCGTATCAACGAACGGCAAAGAGGACTAACTATCGAAATGGATACAGAGAGAGAAAGGAGCCACTCGTAACCGGGATAGGACCAGTGAACATAAGCATACCTAAGTTAAGGAAAGGAAGTTTCTATCCGGCAATTTTGGAACAATATCAGCGAGTAGATAGAGCTTAA